The following nucleotide sequence is from Tardiphaga alba.
TGATGGAAGCCGGATCTGGGGAGATCACCATGAAGAAGTTCCTGCTGGGCACCGCTGCCCTCCTCGCGATGGGCGCTTCGGCTTCGGCCGCTGACCTCGCCGCTCGTCCCTACACCAAGGCTCCGGCTTACGTCGCTGCCCCGATCTACAACTGGACCGGCTTCTACATCGGCGGTCACGTCGGTGGCGCCTTCAACGGCAACAACGGCTTCGGCGGCACCACCGACAACTCGGATGGTCGCTTCCTCGGCGGTGTGCAGATCGGCGCTGACTACCAGTTCGCTCCGAACTGGGTGATCGGTGTTGAAGGTCAGTACAGCTGGCTCGGCAACAACAACACGAACGTTGCTTTCCAGCCCGCTCCTCCGGCGACCTTCTCGACCTACAACCTGAACCAGAAGGCTATCGCCTCGGTGACCGGCCGTCTCGGCTACACCTGGGGTCCCGCACTGCTCTACGTGAAGGGCGGCTGGGCTTATCAGGACGTCAGCGAAACCCTGGTGGCTGGCGTTGCCGGCGCTCCGATCGCATTCGACGGCGGCACCAAGAAGAACGGCTACACCGTTGGCGCCGGTCTCGAATACCTGTTCACCCAGAACTGGTCGGGCAAGGTTGAATACCAGTACTACGATTTCGGCAGCACCACCCTGCAGCCGGCTGTCACTGGTCTCGGCACCGCCGTTTCGTCCAAGAACGACACCCACACCGTCAAGGCCGGCCTGAACTACCGTTTCAACTGGGGCGGCCCGGTTGTCGCGAAGTACTAAGTTTCGCGCCTGATTTCAGGCTCAGACTTGCGGAACGGCCGGCGGAAACGCCGGCCTTTTTGTTTTGCGAATAGAGCCCCTCGCAACAAGAGTGCCCTGGGGTGTGCGACATGAATATTCGCGCAACTAGTGCGTTTGTTTTTCGTCGTTGCACCAAAGGCACAGCCAAACTCAATGAATCTCGCTAAGGTTGCATTGTCATTTGGGAGCTACGCCATGAAGAACATCCTTCTTGCGACTGTTGCGATCAGCACATTGGGTACCATGACAGCTGCTTCGGCAGCGGATCTGGCCGCAAGGCCCTACACCAAAGCACCACCGATGATCGCCGCAGTCTATGACTGGAGCGGCTTTTACATCGGCGCCAATGGCGGCTGGGGCACGACCCGCAAATGCTGGGACTTGAACAATCTCGTCGGCATACCCGTCGCGCCCGCGCTCGGCGAAGGCTGCCATGACGCGAACGGCGGCACGGTCGGCGGCCAGATCGGCTATCGCTGGCAGTCCAGCGCATGGGTGTTCGGCCTCGAGGCGCAGGGCAACTGGGCCGACTTCAAGGGCTCCAATACAAGCCTGCAACTGCTCTCCACCAACGAGTCGAAGGTGGATGCGTTCGGGCTTTTTACCGGCCAGCTGGGCTATGCTTGGAACAACACGCTGCTCTATGTGAAGGGCGGCGCCGGCGTCACCTCCGACAAATACACCGGCTACACTCTGGCCGGCGCAGCCTTCGACGGCGGCCGCGAAACCCGCTGGGGCGGAACGGTTGGCGTTGGCCTCGAGTATGGCTTTACGCCGAACTGGTCATTTGGCGTCGAATACAACCATATATTTCTTGGCGACCGAGATGTCGGCCTGACCTCCACTGGCCTCCTGTTTGCGGCTGGCACACCGAGCCGTACCGAACGCATCAGCCAGGACGTCGATATCGTTACCGCCCGCATCAACTACCGCTTCGGCGGTCCCGTGGTTGCAAGATACTAGCTTGATCGTTTATTTCGACTCCAGAACAACTCAGCCCGGCTTCGTGCCGGGCTTTTCTCCGTCGCGATGAAAGAGCGTTCGAGCCAAAAGAGCGCAGCGCCCCGTGCCCTTCGTGGGTTGCCGCGGCGGCGCAACCACTCCGCCAACAAACCGTTGAAAGGTTGATGCGGAGCACTGGAAATCCCTTCCCGTTCTTCCTATGTTCCGAGCAAAGCCAATTGGCGTTCGATCCCGGTCTGGCCGGCGGTCTTCGCCCGGATGTGGCGCGCCTCACGCGCCGGGGAATTGCCCGCTATGGACGAGATCATCAAGGCGAAGCGGCAGCAGGCCGCGGCGAACGCACGCAGCATCACCATTCGCGGCGCCCGCGAGCACAATCTCAAAAATGTCGATCTGACCATTCCGCGCGACAAGCTGGTGGTCTTCACGGGACTGTCCGGCTCCGGCAAATCCTCCCTCGCCTTCGATACGATCTATGCTGAAGGCCAGCGCCGCTATGTGGAGTCGCTGTCGGCTTACGCGCGCCAGTTCCTGGAGATGATGCAGAAGCCCGATGTGGACCAGATCGATGGCCTCTCACCCGCGATCTCCATCGAGCAGAAGACCACTTCGAAAAATCCGCGCTCGACCGTCGGCACCGTCACCGAGATCTACGATTATATGCGCCTGCTCTGGGCGCGTGTCGGCATTCCCTATTCGCCAGCCACCGGCCTGCCGATCGAAAGCCAGACCGTGTCCATGATGGTGGACCGCGTATTGGCGATGCCGGAAGGCACGCGGCTCTATCTGCTGGCGCCGGTGGTGCGCGGCCGCAAGGGCGAGTACCGCAAGGAATTCGCCGAATATCTCAAGAAGGGTTTTCAGCGCATCAAGGTGGACGGCACCTTCCACGAACTCGCGGAAGCGCCGACGCTGGACAAGAAGTTTCCGCACGACATCGACGTGGTGGTCGATCGCATCGTGGTGCGCCCCGATATCGGCCAGCGTCTCGCCGAAAGCTTTGAGACCGCGCTGAAACTCGCCGAAGGCCTTGCCGTCATCGAATACGCCGATGCGCCTGCTGCCGCCGCGGAAGAACCCGCGAAAGACAGCAAGAAGAAGGTCGCCAAAATCCATGACAAGACCGGCGCCGAGCGTATCCTGTTCTCGGAAAAATTCGCCTGCCCGGTCTCCGGCTTCACCATTCCGGAAGTCGAACCGCGGCTGTTCTCGTTCAACAATCCCTACGGCGCCTGCCCGAAATGCGGCGGCCTTGGCGTCGAGCAGACCATCGATGCCGATCTCGTCATTCCCGACAGGGAGCTGACACTGCGCAAGGGTGCCATCGCGCCCTGGGCGAAGTCGTCCTCACCGTATTATCTCCAGACGCTCACCGCGCTCGGCAAGCACTACAAGTTCACGCTCGACACCAAGTGGAAGGACCTGCCGAAGAAGACGCAGAACGTCCTGCTGCACGGCTCCGGCGATGACGAGATCAAGTTCTCCTATGAGGATGGCGTCCGCTCCTACGACACCAAGAAGCCGTTTGAAGGCGTGGTCACCAATATCGATCGCCGCTTTCGCGAGACGGAAAGCGAATGGGCGCGCGAGGAGCTCGGCAAGTATTTTTCCGACGTTCCCTGCGACGCCTGCGAGGGCTATCGCCTGAAGCCGGAAGCGCTGTCGGTGAAGATCGGCGGCATGCATATCGGCAGCATCTCGGAAATGTCGGTGCGCAAGGCCGGCGACTGGTTCGAGACCGTACCCAAGCTGTTGAACAAGCAGCAGAACGAAATCGCCGTTCGCATCCTGAAGGAGATCCGCGAGCGCCTCTCCTTCCTGCTCGATGTCGGCCTGAACTATCTCACCCTCGCCCGCTCCTCCGGCACGCTATCCGGCGGCGAGAGCCAGCGCATCCGCCTCGCCTCGCAGATCGGCTCCGGCCTCACCGGCGTACTCTATGTGCTGGACGAGCCCTCCATCGGCCTGCATCAGCGCGACAATGCGCGGCTGCTGGATACGCTGCGGCGGCTGCGCGATCTCGGCAACACCGTGATCGTAGTCGAGCACGACGAGGACGCTGTCATCGCAGCGGACTATGTGGTGGACGTTGGCCCAGGCGCCGGCACCCATGGCGGCAATATCGTCGCCCAGGGCACGCCCGCCGAGGTGATGAAAAATCCGAAGTCGCTGACCGGCAAATATCTCACCGGCGAAATGTCGGTGCCCGTGCCGGAGCGTCGTCCGCCGAACCATCGCCGCACCATCAAGGTGATCAATGCGCGTGGCAACAATCTGAAGAATGTTTCGGCGGAATTGCCGCTCGGCCTGTTCACCGCCATCACCGGCGTCTCCGGCGGCGGCAAGTCCACTCTGCTGATCGACACGCTCTACAAGGCCATTGCGCGCAAACTCAACGGCGCCAGCGAAGGCGCGGCACCTCATGATCGCATCGAGGGTCTCGAACATATCGACAAGATCATCGAGATCGACCAGTCGCCGATCGGCCGCACGCCGCGCTCCAATCCCGCGACCTATACCGGCGCCTTCACGCCGATCCGCGAGTGGTTTGCCGGCCTGCCGGAGAGCAAGGCACGCGGCTATGAGGCTGGTCGCTTCTCCTTCAACGTCAAGGGCGGCCGCTGCGAGGCCTGCCAGGGCGATGGCGTCATCAAGATCGAGATGCACTTCCTGCCCGACGTTTATGTCACTTGCGACACCTGCAAAGGCAAACGCTACAATCGCGAGACGCTGGAAGTCCTGTTCAAGGGCAAGTCCATCGCCGACGTGCTCGACATGACCGTCGAGGAAGCCGCCGAATTCTTCAAGGCGGTGCCGCGCGTGCGCGAAACTTTTAAAACCTTGCATCGCGTCGGGTTGGACTACATTCACGTTGGCCAGCAGGCGACTACGCTTTCAGGCGGCGAAGCGCAGCGCGTGAAGCTGGCGAAGGAATTGAGCAAGCGCGCCACCGGCCGCACGCTCTATATCCTGGACGAGCCAACCACCGGCCTGCATTTCCACGATGTCGCAAAACTGCTGGAAGTGCTTCATGAGTTGGTGGAGCAAGGCAACACGGTGGTGGTGATTGAGCACAATCTCGAAGTCATCAAGACCGCCGACTGGGTCATTGATCTCGGCCCCGAAGGCGGCGACGGCGGCGGCGAAATCGTCGCCTGGGGCCCGCCAGAAGATATCGTCAAGGCGCCGCGCAGCTATACAGGGCAATTCCTGAAGCCGGTGCTGGCGAAAGCTGGGAAGACGAAAAAGCGCAAGGTGACGGGGGAAGCGGCGGAGTAGACGTCCGCAAGCGCGGCGCGAGGGGCGATTCTACTTTGCAAGCTCCACGATCATATCGCCGCGCTTCAATGCTTTAAGCAATTTGGACATCGATTGCAGGACGGCAGCAATCAATGCACCGTTGCCAGTGTTACCGACACGGATCCAAACAATGGAGGGTCCATTGCGTCGTGCCGCGCGAAGCAAAGTGAAATCACGATCCTTGGTCACCAACGTTGCGGACGCCGTGATCGCCTGATCCCATATCGCCGCGTCTGTGGCGGCAAGCATGTTTAGATCGGCCACATGTATTGCGTCATGCCCTTCGGCTCGCAAAGCGTCGGCCAGTGCTGGTGGAAACTGAGCATCCACCAGGAAGCGCATGATTATTCCGCCGCGATGATGGATCGATCGGCGAGACTGGCAGCAAATGCCAATGCAGCGTCGATGTCCGGACTTTCAAGATAGGGATAGTCAGCCAGAATTTGCTCGCGCGTTTCTCCGGCAGCGAGAAGCGATAAAATATCAGCGACGGTGACCCGTAGACCGCGGATGCAGGGCCTTCCGTGCATGCGCTCGGGATCAATCGTGATCCGCTCCAGCAAATCTGACATTTTACACCTCTTAGGTGAGTTTATCAGCCAATTGACAAAATGTCATTGGCGACCTGCGTACCAATGCTACCGGGCACATCCCCTCATAACGATCTCGTCGCACTATCCACCAACCCTTTCGGGATGCTTGCGTGCGTAGCGCGTCCAAAATCCGAACAGTCCGCCGTCAATTTCCTGCAAGTCCCACATTTTCTTCGTCAGTGGCAGCATCAGTCGTTCGAGTTCGGAATTTCCGTACCACGCCACGAAGTCCTCGAAGTCTCGTGAGCAGCGTATGCCGATCTCATCCCAGAATGGCAGCACCCGCCGATAGGCCTCGCCGAAGAGCCCAGCATGGTCGTGCGCACCAAGTTCGCCGAGCGCCCATAGCGTCATGTCGCAATAGCCGCGATGGTGCCAGTTGGCGAAGTGCCAGCCAAGATTATCCAGCGTCAGGCTCACGTCGAGTTGGTAGACCGCCGCCATCGCACGGAGGCCAACGGGGATTTGCGAAATCCGGTTCAAAAACAGGTCGAGATCGTCGCCCTCTTCCGGGCCGAGGCGCTCCGTCAGTTCAGCTGCCAACAGCTTGAACAGCGCGTTGTCGTCGAAGCAAACCTCGATCTGTTCCGCACGCAGAGGCACTGTGTGTTTCTCCGACGCTGACGAGCCAGCGTAGCGGAGATCAGGCGTCGCGCAATCCATTTACGCAAAAGAGTGGTCGGCGGACACCGTGCATCCTTTCGCCGCGTCCCTTCGACTTGCTGTCGTCCCCCAATCCGGTCATCCTGCTCTCAGCGGGCGGCCTCGATTCCACCGCCTTTTCATGACCAGTTGCACGGCGAACCTCCCTCGCCGCTTTTTCCAGTGACATGCCGTATAAACTCGCCATTTTTGACATGGATGGAACGCTGTCTGACAGCTTTCCGTGGTTTCTCAGCGTCATCAATGCCGTGGCTGACAAGCACAAGTTTCAGCGTGTCACCAAGGATCGCGTCGAGGACATGCGGAGCGTCGGCGCCAATGAGCTGATCCGTATGCTCGGCGTCGCGCGGTGGCGCATTCCGCTGATCGCGCGCGACATGCGCAAGATGAAAGCGGAGCAGATCGATCGCATCGCGCTGTTTCCCGGCGTCGATCGCATGTTCGATGAGCTGAAGGCGCGAGGTGTGACCATTGCCGTGGTCTCCTCCGACACCGAGGACAATGTGCGCGCCGTGCTCGACCAGCTCGAGGACCAGGTGTCTTATTTCGCCTGCGCCGCCGGCCTGTTCGGCAAGACCGCGAAATTCCAGCGCATCCTCGATCTGACCGGCATTTCGGTGGACGATACGCTGTCCATCGGTGACGAGATCCGCGACATCGAAGCCGCCCGCGAGGCTGGCGTCGATTTCGGTGCGGTGTCATGGGGCTATACAAGCGCCGCGGCGCTCAATGCACGCGCGCCGACTTTCATGTTCTCGCGGATGGACGACGTCACTGTCGCCTTGACGTCGCCGCGGGGCTGATCATCACCCAGCCGCATTGCCCGCGGATGCGAGGATGCTTACGTTTTCGATCACGCATCTATCATTGATTGGGACGCCATCATGACCGACACCCTCACCGCCTCCGCCGTACGCGACAACAAGAGCGCCAACCGCTTCGAGCTGCCTGTGGATGGCAGCATCGCCTTTGCCAATTATCGCACGGCCGGCGATCGCGTGATCATCACGCATACGGAGACGCCGCCGGCTTTGCGTGGTCGCGGTATCGCATCGGAGCTGGTCAAAGGCGCCCTGGGATTGATCCGGGCGGATGGAAACAAGGTCGTGGCTGGATGCAGTTTTGTAGTCGATTATCTCGAGCAGCATCCTGAATACGCGGATATCAAGGGCTGACCGACAAACACAGTCCGTCATTGCGAGCCCAAAGAATTGGCGAAGCCAATTCTTTGGGCGAAGCAATCCAGCCTTTGCTTGTTGCCCTGGATTGCTTCGTCGCTATGCTCCTCGCAATGACGTCTGGAGACTTGGCGTCCTTGCTCAGACAATCTTGATCGACATATCCGGCAGGCCCTGCAGCTTGCACAGCAGCACATCGCCTTTCACCACCGGACCGACATTCTCCGGCGTGCCGGAATAGATGATATCACCGGCCTTCAGTTCGAACGCTTCCGACAGTTTCGAGATCTGCTCGGCGACGCTCCAGATCATCTTGTCGAGATCCGAGCTCTGCTTCACGGCACCATTCACCGCCAGCGAGATCGGTCCCTTCGCCATGTGCCCTGTCTTGCTCACCGGATGCAGCGGACCGATCACCGCACCATGATCAAAACTCTTGCCGATCTCCCACGGCTTCTTCTCGTCTCCCATCGCACGCTGAAGATCCCGACGCGTCATGTCGAGGCCGAGAGCGTAGCCATAGACGTGATCGAGCGCTTTATCGACCGGGATATTGGTGCCTCCGGATTTCAGCGCAGCAACGAGCTCAACCTCATAGTGATAGTTCTTGGTCAGTGACGGATAAGGGTGATCAGCCACCTCGCCGGTCTTCACGTTCTGGATCGCATCGGTCGGCTTCTGGAAGAAGAACGGTGGCTCGCGCGTGGGGTCGGATCCCATCTCGCGCGAATGCGCTGCGTAGTTGCGGCCGATGCAATAGATACGCCGGACCGGAAAGACATCGGTTTCGCCAACGATGGGGATCGTGATGGCATCGACCTTGAAGATGCTTTTGGGGCCGGCCTGTGCCTGCGCGGCCTCTCCGCCCATGGCACTTGCGGTCAGCGCGACAGCACCGCCGGCGACGAGTGTCCGACGATCAATCAGATCCATGATAGCCTCCCTTATCCGCTCTTGGATGAGCGGTTCTGGTCTGCTGGCATACCACAACAAAAAGGCCCGCGCGAGCGCGGGCCTTTCGTTTCGCGAGAGAGCGAAGAGTTACTTGAGATCGTCCGGCAGCTTGCCGCCATTGGCCGCGAGTTTGGTCATTACCTGCTTGTGCAGCCAGATATTCATGCTGGCACTGTCGCTGGTGTCACCAGTATAGCCGAGTTCCTTGGCCAGCTCCTTGCGCGCGCTGAGGCTGCTGTCGATGTCCAGCGCCTTCATCAGATCGACAATGGAGGTGCGCCATTCCAGCTTCTCGCCCTTGGCCTTCACAGCGGCATCGAGAATTGGCGCCACGTCCACGGTCGCCGCCGGTGCCGCGCCTCCGGCCGGGGCCGCCGCACCGCCAGCGGCGGGGGCAGCGCCGGGAGCTGCAGCGCTGGCGCTGCTGCCGAAAATCGCGCCCATGATCTTTCCAAAAATGCTCATTTTGTCGCTCCCAATAACTATGATGATGGCTGCAAGAATTGCCGCAAGACATGACCGGCGAATGACCGCCGGATAGCAGTATGTCCCCGCTGCCCACCGCTGCCAATGCGGCAACGGCGACAAGCAAATAGACTCGCTCAAACTCCGCTCCAATTGCGGCGAAACGCCGACTGCACTGCACCCCAGGCGCACGCGCTGCACCCTCACCCAAGCGTGAGAGCGGCAATGCGCATCGCGCGCTAGGATGATGCCACAGGTCGCGGCAAGTCAGTTCTTTCTGAAAGCGCGTCTGACTTCGTCGTGATGGTTTCCGAGCGGCTCCCGCGCCTGGCGCGCGTGATGATGCCGCGTGCAAATGGGAGCAACGACCATGGCCTCTTCTTATACTGGCAATACCACCGACCTCGTCCGTCTCGACGATGTCCGCACGGCGCCCCGCGTCTACGCCATCACGCCCTCGGATCTCGCCGATGCCCTGCGGCTCGGCTGGGAGGATTTCAAGGCGGTGCCGAGCCACGCCATCATGCTGTGCCTGATCTATCCCGCGATCGGCATCGTGCTGGCGCGCACGGTGCTCGGCTATTCGATCCTGCCGCTGCTGTTTCCCCTCGCGGCAGGTTTCGCACTGCTCGGGCCGTTCGCAGCCATCGGCCTCTATGAACTCAGCCGCCGCCGCGAGACGGGCGAGGATGCATCGGCCTGGCATGCGCTTGACGTGACGCGTTCGCCGTCCTTCGGCGCCATGCTTGCACTCGGCCTCGCATTGCTGGTGCTGTTCCTGACCTGGATCGCCACGGCGCAGGCGATCTACGTTTCCACTTTCGGCAATGCCCCCGCCTCGGAAATTCCGAGCTTCCTGTCGCAAGTGCTGACGACATCGCAAGGCTGGCAGCTCATCTTCGTCGGCTGCGGCACCGGTCTGATGTTCGCGCTTGTCGCCTTGGGCGTCAGCGCCGTGTCATTTCCGCTAATGCTCGATCGCCATGCGAGCGTGATGGACGCCGTGACCACATCGCTGCGCGTGGTCGCGCGCAATCCGGCGACGATGGCCATATGGGGCGTCATCGTGGCCGCCCTGCTTGTGCTGGGCTCGCTGCCCTTCTTCCTTGGACTCGCCGTCGTGATCCCGCTGCTCGGTCACGCCACCTGGCGTCTCTATCGCATGGTGGTCGAGCGCAATCCGAATCCGCCGATCCTGCCGGAGCGCAGCACGACCAGGCGACACGCAGCCGATTTCCCGGTTTCACTGTTCAAGGGACGTCGTGAAACCTGAAAGGCTGTACGCCTGCTTCCGCGCCCGCCGATTCCCGGGCGGGCGCCGGTGGTTCCAGCCCGCGACATGGTTCAGTCTTTGCGACCAACACACGCATGACGCGGTAACCGCCGCACAAGAAAACTTAAGAGAGAAGGGAAAGACACCGGTTGTCGAAGAACAAAGCAGGAAATTGTTAGACTACGACGAACGGATTTGACGCAAATCCATGCTTCAAGATGTCGATGACTGATGTGAATTACGATTCATATCCATATGAACATGCGATTCGCGCATGCCTGAACCTAGGCTGCTTAACGTCCGACACCCTGCCAACAGCTTCGCGCCGCCATCGTGCCATCGCGTCGCCATGCGTTGTAGAACCCCTTTAAAAACGTCGTTTAATCGACTAACTAACCTCTCCGGTATTGGCTTCGGTGTCCGGATACGCACCCTGCCCGAACGGACGCCAATCGACGGCGAAAGGTTAATCACTTCTTGCCAGAGGCATGCATAAATCGCTTAGCTGCACCGCAACATCTGAACTGCTGCATCGCGAAGCGGTCATCTATATTCACTTCAACGGCGAGACACTCCCAAGAGATGAATCGCTAGATTGAAGGAGAAAGAAAATGCTGCTCTCGCTTATCCGTATGATCCAGGCTTTCCGTGACTATCAGCGCAATGTTGCCGAGCTGTCGCAGCTCAGCGATCGCGAACTGTCCGACATCGGTCTCGACCGCTCTGACATTCCGCGCGTTGCCTCGGGTGCCTACAACGGTTGATACGTCGGGACGGTCTCCGTCCACTGACGTTTCACGAATTGCGCCCGCGACGAGCGGGCGCGATCGTGGTCCCCGCGGACCCGGCTTTGTTGCCGCCAGTGCAAAGCACTGACTAACCTGCGGAACCCCGCCAAAGCGAATTCCGTTTCGCGTTGAAACGCGCTACATGCGGGCCATGACAACAGCCTCAGATACAGACGACCGCGTCCATGTGATCGGTGCGGGCCTTGCCGGCTCTGAAGCCGCCTGGCAGGTCGCCAATGCCGGCATCCCTGTGACCCTTCACGAGATGCGTCCAGTCCGGATGACCGATGCCCATCGCACCGATGGGCTCGCCGAACTCGTCTGCTCCAATTCATTCCGTTCCGACGACGCGCTAAACAACGCTGTCGGCTTGCTGCATGCCGAAATGCGCAAGCTCGGCTCGCTGATCATGCGCAGCGCCGACGCCCATCAGGTGCCCGCCGGCGGGGCGCTGGCCGTGGACCGCGACGCGTTCTCGGACGCCGTCACCAAGGCGCTGGAAGAACACCCCCTCATCACCATCGACCGCACCGAAGTCGCCGGCCTGCCGCCGGCAGACTGGCGCAACGTCATTGTCGCGACCGGCCCCCTCACCTCGGCCCCGCTGGCTGATTCCATCCGCGAACTGACCGATGAGAACGCGCTGGCCTTTTTCGACGCCATCGCGCCGATCGTGCACAAAGATTCCATCGATATGGAGATCGCTTGGTTTCAATCGCGCTACGACAAGGTCGGGCCTGGTGGCACCGGTGCCGATTACATCAACTGCCCGATGACCCGCGAACAGTATGACGCCTTCATCGATGCGCTGCTGGCCGGCGAAAAGACCGACTTCAAGGAATGGGAGCTGAACACGCCCTATTTCGACGGCTGCCTGCCGATTGAAGTCATGGCCGAGCGCGGTCGCGAGACGCTGCGCCATGGACCGATGAAGCCGGTCGGCCTCACCAATCCACGCGATCCGCTGGTGAAGCCCTATGCCATCGTCCAGCTGCGCCAGGACAACAAGCTGGGCACGCTCTACAATATCGTCGGTTTCCAGACGAAGCTGAAATACGGCCCGCAGCAGAAC
It contains:
- the trmFO gene encoding methylenetetrahydrofolate--tRNA-(uracil(54)-C(5))-methyltransferase (FADH(2)-oxidizing) TrmFO; translated protein: MTTASDTDDRVHVIGAGLAGSEAAWQVANAGIPVTLHEMRPVRMTDAHRTDGLAELVCSNSFRSDDALNNAVGLLHAEMRKLGSLIMRSADAHQVPAGGALAVDRDAFSDAVTKALEEHPLITIDRTEVAGLPPADWRNVIVATGPLTSAPLADSIRELTDENALAFFDAIAPIVHKDSIDMEIAWFQSRYDKVGPGGTGADYINCPMTREQYDAFIDALLAGEKTDFKEWELNTPYFDGCLPIEVMAERGRETLRHGPMKPVGLTNPRDPLVKPYAIVQLRQDNKLGTLYNIVGFQTKLKYGPQQNVLRMIPGLQNAEFARLGGLHRNTFLNSPKLLDEQLRLKAQPRLRFAGQMTGCEGYVESASVGLIAGLCAAAEAKGQSLTMPPATTALGSLLGHITGGHIETVDAGPRSFQPMNINFGLFPPLASPPTKKPDGSRLRGNEKTVAKKQAMSARALADLDGWIATTLPAVAAAA